One genomic window of Oncorhynchus clarkii lewisi isolate Uvic-CL-2024 chromosome 5, UVic_Ocla_1.0, whole genome shotgun sequence includes the following:
- the LOC139409888 gene encoding centrin-3-like, protein MMSLSLRTELVVDKTKRKKRRELTEEQKLEIKEAFELFDTDKDKEIDYHELKVAMRALGFEVKKVDVLKILKDYNREGNGKITFDDFNEVVTDRMLQRDPKEEILKAFKLFDDDDSGRISMRNLRRVARELGESITDEELRSMIDEFDTDGDGEINQEEFVSIMTGDS, encoded by the exons ATGATGAGTCTGTCTTTAAG GACTGAGCTGGTAGTGGATAAAACCAAgcggaagaagaggagagagttgacTGAGGAGCAAAAGCTTGAAATCAAAGAGGCGTTTGAGCTGTTTGacacagacaaagacaaagagaTAGATTACCATGAACTCAAG GTGGCAATGAGAGCTCTGGGTTTTGAGGTGAAGAAAGTGGATGTGCTGAAGATACTAAAAGATTACAACAGAGAAGGCAATGGCAAAATAACTTTTGATGACTTTAATGAAGTCG TGACAGACCGTATGCTACAGCGGGACCCTAAGGAGGAGATCCTGAAAGCCTTTAAGCTGTTTGATGATGACGACTCAGGGAGGATCAGCATGAGGAACCTGAGACGTGTGGCCAGAGAGCTTGGAGAGAGCATCACAGATGAGGAGCTGCGCAGCATGATCGATGAGTTTGATACAGACGGAGACGGAGAGA tcAACCAGGAGGAGTTTGTTTCCATAATGACTGGAGACTCCTGA